Proteins encoded together in one Marinithermus hydrothermalis DSM 14884 window:
- a CDS encoding response regulator transcription factor: MARVLVVDDDPAIREVLAAYLARERFEVLEAEDGLQALEQAPGADLVILDLMLPGMDGWRVAQELRRDWPDLPILMLTARGEEEERVRGFELGADDYVTKPFSPREVVARVRALLRRVGLKDELVYGPLVIRPRAREVLLEGQPVALSRLEFDLLLTLARHPGMVFTRERLLERVWGPGFEGVDRVVDVHVALLRKKLGDDAEHPRFIETVRGVGYRFRES; encoded by the coding sequence ATGGCTAGGGTACTGGTGGTGGATGACGACCCCGCGATCCGGGAGGTGCTTGCGGCCTACCTCGCCCGTGAGCGCTTCGAGGTCCTGGAGGCAGAGGACGGCCTGCAGGCCCTTGAGCAGGCCCCCGGAGCGGACCTGGTGATCCTGGATCTGATGCTGCCCGGGATGGATGGGTGGCGCGTGGCCCAGGAGTTGCGGCGCGACTGGCCGGACCTCCCGATCTTGATGCTGACCGCGCGGGGGGAGGAGGAGGAGCGCGTGCGGGGGTTTGAGCTCGGCGCGGACGATTACGTGACCAAGCCCTTCAGCCCCCGCGAGGTCGTGGCGCGCGTCAGGGCCTTGTTGCGGCGGGTGGGGTTGAAGGACGAGCTCGTCTACGGCCCCCTCGTGATCCGCCCCAGGGCCCGCGAGGTTCTGCTCGAGGGGCAGCCGGTCGCCTTGAGCCGGCTCGAGTTCGACCTGCTCCTCACCCTGGCGCGCCATCCCGGGATGGTCTTCACGCGGGAGCGGCTGTTGGAGCGCGTGTGGGGGCCGGGGTTCGAGGGGGTGGACCGGGTGGTGGATGTGCACGTCGCTTTGTTGCGCAAGAAGCTCGGGGACGATGCGGAGCACCCCCGGTTCATCGAGACTGTGCGCGGGGTGGGGTACCGGTTTCGGGAGTCGTAG
- a CDS encoding sensor histidine kinase yields MRLFVKLFVSYLLVVLLAEGVLFLSAELMAPRLYQGHVARMMHVMGMMGMGPMEAVLRADLEAGHQNTLTAAMLASLPVATTLAAGAAWFVARRISRTVRVLAQGSERMAQGDYRLRLPVLEKDELGELARHFNRLAEALDRVEASRVELIGTVAHELRTPLAALQGYAEALADGVMPPERAAQAIAREVSAMRRLVNDLSLVSRVEAGAIEVHPVSVAPRVLLEEALDRFAPAFAQKGVRLLLEAPEEMPWVQADPERVQQVLSNLLVNALRHTPSGGTVVLGARVEGDAVRFHVRDTGPGIPPEHQPRVFERFYRVDPARSRSAGGSGVGLTIARGLVEAMGGRIGLESAPGRGAEFFFTLPLTKA; encoded by the coding sequence GTGCGGCTATTCGTCAAGCTGTTCGTGAGTTACCTGCTCGTGGTGTTGCTGGCGGAGGGGGTGCTCTTCCTCTCCGCGGAGCTCATGGCACCTAGGCTCTACCAGGGGCACGTGGCCCGCATGATGCACGTCATGGGGATGATGGGGATGGGGCCGATGGAGGCGGTGCTCCGCGCGGATTTGGAGGCCGGGCACCAGAACACTCTGACCGCGGCGATGCTGGCCTCGTTGCCGGTCGCGACCACCCTGGCTGCGGGCGCGGCGTGGTTCGTGGCCCGCCGCATCAGCCGCACGGTGCGCGTCCTAGCTCAGGGCAGCGAACGGATGGCCCAGGGAGATTACCGCCTGCGCCTCCCGGTCCTGGAGAAAGACGAGCTGGGGGAGTTGGCGCGGCACTTCAACCGTCTTGCGGAAGCCCTCGATCGAGTGGAGGCGAGCCGCGTCGAGCTGATCGGGACTGTGGCCCACGAGCTGCGCACGCCCCTGGCCGCCCTCCAAGGGTACGCGGAGGCCCTCGCGGACGGGGTGATGCCCCCCGAGCGCGCCGCGCAGGCGATCGCGCGCGAGGTGAGCGCGATGCGCCGACTGGTGAACGACCTTTCACTGGTCTCCCGGGTGGAGGCCGGGGCGATCGAGGTGCACCCCGTGTCCGTCGCGCCCCGGGTCTTGCTGGAGGAGGCGCTGGACCGGTTCGCCCCGGCCTTTGCGCAAAAAGGCGTGCGGCTACTGCTGGAGGCTCCAGAGGAGATGCCGTGGGTGCAGGCGGATCCGGAGCGCGTGCAGCAGGTATTGTCCAACCTATTGGTGAACGCTCTGCGCCACACGCCCTCAGGGGGCACAGTGGTCCTCGGGGCGCGCGTTGAGGGGGACGCGGTGCGCTTTCACGTGCGCGACACCGGGCCGGGCATCCCGCCGGAACACCAGCCGCGTGTTTTCGAGCGGTTTTATCGGGTGGACCCCGCGCGCAGCCGCAGCGCGGGCGGGAGCGGCGTGGGGCTCACGATCGCCAGGGGGCTGGTGGAGGCCATGGGGGGACGGATCGGCCTCGAGTCCGCGCCGGGGCGGGGGGCGGAGTTCTTCTTCACCCTGCCTTTGACGAAGGCTTAA
- a CDS encoding CueP family metal-binding protein has translation MKRTVWWILAALGLVGGAAAFFWGRPVEDPYLAALRGASAQEAIALANRWREEGRPVQSYVTARAVEFVLPGDRPYRVPLPEDQMVVAIAPYIRTTHPCEVHYMSSCQGELANQPIQVRVTRADGTVLVDQEMRTLSNGFLELWLPRGATYKVEMRLEGYRGVEVVETFEASRTCVTTLKLEPDAA, from the coding sequence ATGAAGCGAACGGTTTGGTGGATCCTGGCTGCGTTAGGTCTTGTGGGAGGGGCCGCTGCGTTCTTTTGGGGGCGGCCGGTGGAGGACCCGTACCTCGCGGCGCTCCGCGGAGCGAGCGCACAGGAGGCCATCGCCCTGGCGAACCGCTGGCGCGAGGAGGGCCGGCCCGTGCAGAGTTACGTGACCGCGCGGGCCGTGGAGTTCGTGCTCCCGGGGGATCGGCCGTACCGCGTGCCCCTCCCGGAGGACCAGATGGTGGTCGCGATCGCCCCCTATATCCGCACCACGCACCCGTGTGAGGTCCACTACATGTCGAGCTGCCAGGGGGAGCTGGCGAACCAGCCGATCCAGGTGCGGGTGACGCGCGCGGACGGCACCGTGCTGGTGGATCAGGAGATGCGCACCCTCTCCAACGGGTTCCTCGAGCTGTGGCTCCCGCGCGGCGCGACCTACAAGGTTGAGATGCGCCTCGAGGGGTACCGCGGCGTGGAGGTCGTCGAGACCTTTGAGGCAAGCCGGACCTGTGTCACGACCCTGAAGCTCGAGCCGGACGCGGCGTGA
- a CDS encoding DUF3179 domain-containing protein — MRELGFTAAILCALGLAFGQAFYVLDVDKSKANLPTEAFIYGGVVPQGIPALGFTGSFNGKIADSPAPRFIPAEAAARWLQGVEPVVALELNGEAKAYPVQILIWHEIVNDTVGGVPVAVTFCPLCNSALTYDRRVPLTPAQLEAVRAKNPNATLAELDAAYLEAYAAEFGEAAAQEAVAGLELSFGTTGMLYNSNLVMFDSETSTLWVQLAAEGSVGTLTGVGLLRYPAQIMSFKSFRETYPEGIVLSRKTGFTRNYGDNPYLGYDDVNEPPFLFDGPTDGRLPPKLRVVSFELGDEAVAYPYSVLETTRVINDVVGGVPIVVFWLPGTHSALDTRNASQARDVGAVAVFERQLGRRTLTFAWNGQAFVDQQTQSEWDLSGTARAGRLKGQQLTAVVHDSTFWFAWAAFRPETRVYGVR, encoded by the coding sequence GTGAGGGAACTCGGGTTCACCGCGGCCATACTGTGCGCCTTAGGCCTCGCGTTTGGGCAGGCCTTCTACGTACTCGACGTAGACAAAAGCAAAGCTAACCTACCCACGGAAGCCTTCATCTACGGGGGGGTCGTGCCCCAAGGCATCCCCGCGCTGGGCTTCACTGGGAGCTTTAACGGCAAGATCGCCGACAGCCCCGCGCCGCGCTTCATTCCAGCCGAGGCGGCCGCCCGCTGGCTCCAGGGGGTCGAGCCGGTCGTCGCCCTCGAGCTGAACGGCGAAGCCAAGGCCTACCCCGTGCAGATCCTCATCTGGCACGAGATCGTGAACGACACCGTAGGCGGCGTGCCCGTAGCCGTGACCTTCTGCCCGCTCTGCAACAGCGCCCTCACCTACGACCGGCGCGTGCCCCTCACCCCAGCACAGCTGGAGGCGGTACGCGCGAAAAACCCGAACGCGACCCTCGCGGAGCTGGACGCGGCCTACCTCGAGGCGTACGCCGCCGAGTTCGGAGAAGCGGCCGCGCAGGAGGCGGTGGCCGGCCTCGAGCTCAGTTTCGGCACCACCGGGATGCTCTACAACTCGAACCTGGTGATGTTCGACTCGGAGACCAGCACCCTCTGGGTCCAGCTCGCCGCGGAGGGCAGCGTGGGCACCCTGACCGGGGTGGGGCTCCTCCGGTACCCCGCGCAAATCATGAGCTTCAAGAGCTTTCGCGAAACCTACCCGGAGGGGATCGTCCTCTCCCGGAAGACCGGGTTCACCCGCAACTACGGGGACAACCCGTACCTAGGGTACGACGACGTGAACGAACCCCCGTTCCTCTTTGATGGGCCGACCGACGGGCGCCTCCCCCCGAAGCTGCGCGTGGTGAGCTTCGAGCTCGGGGACGAAGCGGTCGCCTACCCCTACAGCGTCCTCGAGACCACCCGCGTGATCAACGACGTGGTGGGCGGCGTGCCCATCGTGGTCTTCTGGCTGCCCGGCACGCACAGCGCCCTCGACACGCGCAACGCGAGCCAGGCCCGCGACGTAGGGGCGGTCGCGGTGTTCGAGCGGCAGCTCGGTCGCCGCACCCTGACCTTCGCCTGGAACGGCCAGGCCTTCGTGGATCAGCAGACCCAAAGCGAGTGGGACCTTTCCGGAACCGCAAGGGCAGGGCGACTCAAGGGCCAGCAACTCACGGCCGTGGTGCACGACAGCACCTTCTGGTTCGCCTGGGCCGCCTTCCGCCCAGAAACCCGCGTGTACGGCGTGCGTTAA
- the gyrB gene encoding DNA topoisomerase (ATP-hydrolyzing) subunit B — MSTYDASSIKVLKGLEGVRKRPAMYIAGTGTDGYHQLLSEILDNAVDEALAGYANEIKVTLHADGSASVEDNGRGIPVGIMPGEGRPAVEVIYTELHAGGKFEEGAYKVSGGLHGVGASVVNALSAWTVVEVFRDGKHYRIQFSRGRVVEPLTELGPAPKHKTGTRVHFLPDATIFEPGLEFDFRRVRRRVREVSFLAGGLKIILKDERKGKEEVFHDKGGVASFAKALAEGEELLYDKPVRLHGQVEDVEVDVGLIHTKGYTTELLTYANMIPTRDGGVHLSGFRTAYTRALNKYAQRAGLVKNGQPTPSGEDLLEGLFAVISVKIPQPQFEGQTKGKLLNPEAQSAVTKVVYDQLMEHLERNPRVAKLIYEKALRAAQAREAARKARELVRRQNPLESDDLPGKLADCQTENPDEAELFIVEGDSAGGSAKQGRDRRFQAILPLRGKILNVEKANLQKALKNNEIRAMVAAIGAGIDGTGQDGHFDLESVRYHKIILMTDADVDGSHIRTLLLTFFYRYMRPVIEAGYLYIAQPPLYRLKVGRKIEYVYDDETLRKKLAALEGKPYEIQRFKGLGEMNPEQLWETTMNPETRVLRQVTIEDALEANEIFERLMGSEVAPRREFIEENARFAELDV, encoded by the coding sequence ATGAGCACATACGACGCCTCGAGCATCAAGGTGCTCAAGGGGCTGGAAGGGGTGCGTAAGCGCCCGGCCATGTACATCGCCGGGACCGGCACCGACGGGTACCACCAGCTCCTGAGCGAGATCCTAGACAACGCCGTGGACGAAGCGTTGGCGGGGTACGCCAACGAGATCAAGGTCACGCTGCACGCGGACGGGAGCGCCTCGGTGGAGGACAACGGGCGCGGTATCCCCGTGGGCATCATGCCCGGCGAGGGCCGTCCGGCCGTCGAGGTGATCTACACCGAGCTGCACGCCGGCGGTAAGTTCGAGGAAGGCGCGTACAAGGTCTCGGGCGGCCTGCACGGGGTGGGGGCCTCCGTGGTGAACGCCCTTTCCGCCTGGACCGTCGTCGAGGTCTTCCGGGACGGCAAGCACTACCGCATCCAGTTCAGCCGGGGCCGGGTCGTCGAGCCCCTCACCGAACTCGGTCCCGCCCCCAAACACAAGACCGGCACCCGGGTGCACTTCCTACCGGACGCCACCATCTTCGAGCCGGGCCTCGAGTTCGACTTCCGCCGCGTACGCCGCCGCGTGCGCGAGGTCAGCTTCCTCGCGGGCGGCCTCAAGATCATCCTTAAGGACGAGCGCAAGGGCAAGGAGGAAGTCTTCCACGACAAGGGCGGCGTGGCCTCCTTCGCCAAGGCCCTCGCGGAGGGCGAGGAGCTCCTCTACGACAAGCCGGTGCGCCTCCACGGCCAGGTGGAGGACGTCGAGGTGGACGTGGGCTTGATCCACACCAAGGGGTACACCACCGAGCTCCTCACCTACGCGAACATGATCCCCACCCGGGACGGCGGCGTGCACCTCTCAGGGTTCCGCACCGCGTACACCCGTGCGCTGAACAAGTACGCGCAACGGGCCGGGCTCGTCAAGAACGGCCAGCCCACCCCGTCGGGCGAGGACTTGCTCGAGGGCCTCTTCGCCGTGATCTCCGTCAAGATCCCCCAACCGCAGTTCGAGGGGCAAACCAAAGGCAAGCTCCTGAACCCCGAGGCGCAAAGTGCCGTCACGAAGGTCGTGTACGACCAGCTCATGGAGCACCTCGAGCGCAACCCGCGCGTGGCCAAACTCATCTACGAGAAGGCCCTGCGCGCGGCGCAGGCGCGCGAGGCCGCCCGCAAGGCCCGCGAGCTCGTGCGCCGGCAGAACCCCCTCGAGTCCGACGACCTGCCCGGCAAGCTCGCGGACTGCCAAACGGAAAACCCCGATGAGGCCGAGCTCTTCATCGTGGAGGGCGACTCGGCGGGCGGGTCCGCCAAGCAGGGGCGCGACCGGCGCTTCCAGGCCATCCTGCCCCTTCGGGGCAAGATCCTGAACGTCGAGAAGGCCAACCTGCAAAAAGCCCTGAAGAACAACGAGATCCGCGCGATGGTCGCGGCGATCGGGGCGGGCATCGACGGGACCGGCCAGGACGGGCACTTCGACCTCGAGTCCGTCCGGTACCACAAGATCATCCTCATGACCGACGCGGACGTGGACGGCAGCCACATCCGCACCCTGCTCCTCACCTTCTTCTACCGGTACATGCGCCCGGTGATCGAGGCGGGGTACCTCTACATCGCGCAGCCGCCTCTGTACCGCCTCAAGGTCGGCCGGAAGATCGAATACGTGTACGACGACGAGACCCTCCGGAAAAAACTCGCTGCGCTCGAGGGCAAGCCCTACGAGATCCAGCGCTTCAAGGGGCTTGGGGAGATGAACCCGGAGCAGCTCTGGGAGACCACCATGAACCCTGAGACGCGCGTCCTCCGGCAGGTCACGATCGAGGACGCCCTCGAGGCGAACGAGATCTTCGAGCGGCTGATGGGCTCGGAGGTCGCGCCGCGCCGAGAGTTCATCGAGGAGAACGCGCGTTTCGCGGAGCTCGACGTCTAA
- the trpD gene encoding anthranilate phosphoribosyltransferase, whose translation MHELVKALNAEPLTQEEAYRLMHRIMQGELTPAQLAGVLIALRTRGETVDEIAGFARAMREHALRIQVAGPLMDVVGTGGDGRGTFNISTTTAFVVAAAGVRVAKHGNRAASSRSGSADVLEALGVRIDLPPEQVARAIEEVGVGFLFARSHHPAMRHVAPVRAELRVRTVFNLLGPLTNPAGATHFLLGVFAPEWLEPMARALGDLGARRALVVHGAGTDELVLGPSRVAELRDGRVRSYTLTPEAVGLEPAPLQALAGGSAEENARITRRILGGEEAGPRADVVALNAGAALYAAGRAESVAEGVARAREILRSGAALEVLERLVAFSQRVRS comes from the coding sequence ATGCACGAACTCGTGAAGGCCCTGAACGCAGAGCCCTTGACCCAGGAGGAGGCCTACCGGTTGATGCACCGCATCATGCAAGGGGAACTGACCCCGGCGCAGCTCGCGGGGGTGCTGATCGCGCTGCGCACCCGTGGCGAGACGGTGGATGAGATCGCGGGGTTCGCGCGCGCCATGCGCGAGCACGCCCTGCGGATCCAGGTGGCCGGCCCCCTCATGGACGTGGTCGGGACCGGCGGGGACGGCCGGGGGACCTTCAACATCTCCACCACCACCGCGTTCGTCGTGGCCGCGGCGGGGGTGCGCGTCGCCAAGCACGGGAACCGCGCGGCCTCCTCCCGCTCCGGCTCGGCGGACGTCCTCGAGGCCCTCGGCGTGCGGATCGACCTCCCCCCCGAACAGGTCGCCCGGGCGATCGAGGAGGTGGGGGTGGGGTTCCTGTTCGCCCGCAGCCACCACCCCGCGATGCGGCACGTGGCGCCGGTGCGGGCCGAGCTTCGGGTGCGGACCGTGTTCAACCTGCTGGGCCCCTTGACGAACCCCGCCGGCGCGACGCACTTCCTGCTCGGCGTGTTCGCCCCCGAGTGGCTCGAGCCCATGGCGCGCGCGCTGGGGGACCTCGGGGCCCGGCGCGCGCTGGTGGTGCACGGAGCAGGCACGGACGAGCTCGTCCTGGGGCCTAGCCGCGTCGCGGAGCTGCGGGACGGCCGGGTGCGGAGCTACACCCTCACCCCGGAGGCGGTGGGCCTCGAGCCGGCCCCGCTCCAGGCGCTCGCCGGGGGCAGCGCGGAGGAGAACGCCCGGATCACCCGGCGGATCCTGGGGGGGGAGGAGGCCGGGCCACGAGCGGACGTGGTCGCGCTGAACGCCGGGGCGGCGCTGTACGCGGCGGGCCGGGCGGAGAGCGTGGCCGAGGGCGTGGCCCGGGCTCGGGAAATCCTCCGCTCCGGTGCCGCGCTGGAGGTTCTCGAGCGGCTCGTGGCTTTTAGCCAGCGAGTGCGGTCGTGA
- a CDS encoding glycosyltransferase family 2 protein, with amino-acid sequence MAAEVSVIVPTHNRLELLRRKLAALEAQTLEPERFEVVVVADGCTDGTLDWLKAYRPPFALTVLETPGKGPAYARNRGAEVASGRVLYLSDDDTFPAPQTLQHHLEAQTRRPGVYVGGLAWEDGTVWRPAVRWGRVHWASLNGANTSLPLAAFRAVGGFWEGFDGYGVEDLELGFRLARTGLRFAYLPEARAVHAGRPSLLNLEKARSAGRQAVRAVRHHQSAALAVELGVHPALLWIKRILFGPFAPLLGARSAYERAYLEGAWAAWRAEPQPRERR; translated from the coding sequence GTGGCGGCGGAGGTAAGCGTCATCGTGCCCACCCACAACCGCCTCGAGCTGCTCCGGCGCAAGCTCGCGGCCCTCGAGGCGCAGACCCTCGAGCCCGAACGGTTCGAGGTGGTCGTGGTGGCGGACGGCTGCACGGACGGCACCCTGGACTGGCTTAAAGCCTACCGCCCGCCCTTCGCCTTGACGGTACTGGAAACCCCCGGAAAAGGCCCAGCCTACGCCCGCAACCGCGGGGCGGAGGTCGCATCGGGCAGGGTACTGTACCTCTCGGATGACGACACCTTCCCCGCTCCACAGACGCTGCAACACCACCTCGAGGCCCAAACCCGAAGGCCGGGCGTGTACGTGGGCGGCCTCGCGTGGGAGGACGGCACGGTGTGGCGGCCGGCCGTGCGGTGGGGCCGGGTGCACTGGGCGAGCCTGAACGGGGCGAACACCAGCCTGCCCCTGGCGGCGTTCCGCGCCGTAGGGGGGTTCTGGGAAGGGTTTGACGGGTATGGCGTGGAGGACCTCGAGCTCGGGTTTCGCCTCGCGCGGACCGGCCTCAGGTTCGCGTACCTGCCCGAGGCCCGGGCGGTGCACGCGGGCCGACCGTCGCTGCTAAACCTCGAGAAGGCCCGTTCGGCGGGGCGTCAGGCCGTGCGCGCCGTGCGCCACCACCAGAGCGCGGCGCTCGCGGTGGAGCTCGGGGTGCACCCCGCCCTGCTCTGGATCAAGCGCATTCTTTTCGGCCCGTTCGCGCCCCTACTGGGCGCACGTAGCGCGTATGAACGCGCCTATTTGGAGGGGGCGTGGGCCGCGTGGCGGGCGGAACCACAACCCCGCGAACGGAGGTGA
- a CDS encoding glycosyltransferase family 2 protein produces MSAIELSVIVPTHNRLELLRRKLAALEAQDLEPERFEVVVVADGCTDGTLDWLRAQRPPFALKVLETPGKGPAYARNRGAEAARGRVLVFSDDDAIPRPAWLRAHRQAHRAPRTVAVGRLVLPPALKGSGAAELAGPPVFWWNATGNNTSLSRALFQEVGGYDEGFDGYGGEDPDLGYRLLRAGARFVFVPRAEAIHEAWDHRSSALERAYKAGGAHVRVWKKHKDARIAWALGVHPALLGLKLATLPWLKGLMGRWGAYELAYARGAWEAWRRR; encoded by the coding sequence ATGAGCGCGATCGAACTCTCTGTCATCGTGCCCACCCACAACCGCCTCGAGCTGCTCCGGCGCAAGCTCGCGGCCCTCGAGGCGCAGGACCTCGAGCCCGAACGGTTCGAGGTGGTCGTGGTGGCGGACGGCTGCACGGACGGCACCCTGGACTGGCTCCGCGCGCAACGCCCCCCCTTCGCCCTCAAGGTGCTGGAAACCCCCGGCAAAGGCCCAGCCTACGCCCGCAACCGCGGGGCGGAAGCAGCCCGGGGAAGGGTGCTGGTCTTCTCGGACGACGACGCAATCCCCCGGCCAGCCTGGCTGCGCGCGCACCGCCAGGCGCACCGCGCTCCCCGCACGGTGGCGGTGGGGCGGCTCGTGCTGCCCCCGGCCTTAAAAGGCAGCGGCGCGGCCGAGCTCGCGGGCCCGCCCGTGTTCTGGTGGAACGCCACGGGGAACAACACCAGCCTGTCCCGGGCGTTGTTTCAGGAGGTAGGGGGGTACGACGAGGGGTTCGACGGGTATGGGGGCGAGGACCCGGACCTCGGGTACCGCCTGCTTCGCGCGGGGGCTCGGTTCGTGTTCGTGCCGCGCGCCGAGGCCATCCACGAGGCCTGGGACCACCGGTCAAGCGCCCTGGAGCGGGCCTACAAGGCTGGGGGGGCCCACGTGCGGGTCTGGAAAAAGCACAAAGACGCCCGGATCGCCTGGGCGCTGGGCGTGCACCCGGCGCTGCTCGGCCTGAAGCTGGCCACCCTACCCTGGCTCAAGGGGCTGATGGGCCGCTGGGGCGCGTACGAGCTCGCGTACGCACGGGGAGCGTGGGAAGCGTGGCGGCGGAGGTAA
- a CDS encoding anthranilate synthase component II: MKRILLIDNYDSFTYNLVQYLGELGADVKVWRNDRFALEEVRAFRPDGIVISPGPCTPNEAGLSVALIQRYAPDYPILGVCLGHQAIAQAFGGRVVPAPILMHGKTSPIHHDGTGLFAGLANPLVATRYHSLAVTDLPPTLRVNAWVEEAGGRTVMALEHTTYPTFGVQFHPESVLSREGRALLANFLQRT; encoded by the coding sequence GTGAAACGGATCCTGCTCATCGATAACTACGATTCCTTCACGTACAACCTCGTCCAGTACCTGGGGGAGCTGGGCGCGGACGTTAAGGTGTGGCGGAACGACCGCTTCGCCCTCGAGGAGGTGCGGGCCTTCCGGCCGGACGGGATCGTGATCAGCCCCGGGCCGTGCACCCCGAACGAGGCGGGGCTTTCCGTGGCGCTCATCCAGCGCTACGCCCCGGACTACCCCATCCTGGGCGTGTGCCTGGGACACCAAGCGATCGCGCAGGCCTTCGGGGGGCGCGTCGTGCCGGCCCCAATCCTCATGCACGGCAAGACCAGCCCCATCCACCACGACGGCACCGGCTTGTTCGCCGGGCTCGCTAACCCCCTCGTCGCGACGCGGTACCACTCGCTCGCCGTGACCGACCTGCCCCCCACGCTCCGGGTCAACGCCTGGGTGGAGGAAGCCGGGGGGCGCACGGTGATGGCCCTCGAGCACACCACCTACCCCACGTTCGGCGTGCAGTTCCACCCGGAGTCCGTCCTGAGCCGGGAAGGGCGCGCTCTGCTCGCGAACTTCCTCCAGCGCACGTAG
- the trpE gene encoding anthranilate synthase component I produces the protein MPKVPVKRTLLADLETPVTAYLKLAEKTTPSFLLESVEAGKHWSRYSFIGLGARRTFRLKDGVFTLNGTPIQTADPLRTLYEAVHVERVQDPELPPFWGGVVGYAGYDLIRHYEALPATNPDPLGLPDLLFVEPEVVVIFDHLKQQLHLVAPAEAEDPESLARARERVDWAERKLHGPLPGVPGQRAGGRMTFQANLTQSAYEAAVARALEYIRAGDVFQVVLSLRLSAPLTVHPFALYRALRHVNPSPYMGYLELGEVTLVSASPESLLRSDGRTVTTRPIAGTRRRGRTPEEDQALAEALLSDEKERAEHVMLVDLSRNDLGRVCRYGSVRTKSFMTVEHYSHVMHLVSTVEGDLREGNTPLDALAAVLPMGTVSGAPKIRAMEIIEELEPTRRGPYGGAFGYVAYDGHMDVALTLRTFVIAGGAVHVQAGAGIVADSVPEREYQECLNKARALLRAAELAEGGLE, from the coding sequence ATGCCCAAGGTACCCGTCAAGCGCACCCTCTTAGCGGACCTCGAAACCCCAGTCACCGCGTACTTGAAGCTCGCGGAAAAAACCACGCCGAGTTTCCTCCTGGAGTCCGTCGAGGCCGGGAAGCACTGGAGCCGGTACTCGTTCATCGGCCTGGGTGCCCGCCGCACCTTCCGCCTCAAGGACGGAGTGTTCACGCTGAACGGCACCCCCATCCAGACCGCGGACCCCTTGCGCACCCTGTACGAGGCCGTGCACGTCGAGCGCGTGCAGGACCCCGAACTCCCCCCGTTTTGGGGCGGCGTGGTGGGGTACGCGGGGTACGACCTGATCCGTCACTACGAGGCCCTCCCCGCCACGAACCCCGACCCCCTCGGCCTCCCCGACCTCCTCTTCGTGGAGCCGGAGGTGGTGGTGATCTTCGACCACCTCAAGCAACAGCTGCACCTCGTTGCTCCCGCCGAGGCCGAGGACCCGGAGAGCCTGGCGCGTGCCCGAGAGCGCGTGGACTGGGCTGAGCGCAAGCTCCACGGCCCCCTTCCCGGCGTGCCTGGCCAGCGCGCGGGCGGACGCATGACCTTCCAAGCCAACCTCACCCAGTCCGCCTACGAAGCGGCGGTCGCGCGGGCCCTCGAGTACATCCGGGCCGGGGACGTGTTCCAAGTGGTCCTCTCCCTCAGGCTCTCCGCTCCCCTCACGGTGCACCCGTTCGCGCTGTACCGCGCCTTGCGGCACGTGAACCCCAGCCCGTACATGGGGTACCTCGAGCTCGGCGAGGTCACCCTCGTCTCGGCGAGCCCGGAGTCCCTCCTGCGCTCGGACGGCCGCACCGTGACCACCCGCCCCATCGCGGGCACCCGCCGGCGCGGCCGGACCCCGGAGGAGGACCAGGCCCTCGCCGAGGCGCTCCTTTCGGACGAGAAGGAGCGTGCCGAGCACGTGATGCTCGTGGACCTCTCCCGCAACGACCTGGGCCGGGTCTGCCGGTACGGCAGCGTGCGCACCAAATCCTTCATGACCGTCGAGCACTATTCGCACGTGATGCACCTCGTGAGCACGGTCGAGGGGGATCTCCGGGAAGGCAACACTCCCCTCGACGCCCTCGCCGCCGTCCTCCCCATGGGCACCGTCTCCGGCGCGCCCAAGATCCGCGCCATGGAGATCATCGAGGAGCTCGAGCCGACCCGGCGCGGTCCGTACGGGGGCGCGTTCGGGTACGTGGCGTACGACGGGCACATGGACGTGGCCCTCACGCTGCGCACCTTCGTGATCGCGGGAGGTGCGGTGCACGTGCAGGCCGGCGCGGGGATCGTGGCGGACTCCGTGCCGGAGCGGGAGTACCAGGAGTGCCTGAACAAAGCGCGGGCCTTGCTGCGGGCCGCGGAGCTCGCGGAAGGAGGGCTGGAGTGA